One genomic region from Rhizomicrobium palustre encodes:
- a CDS encoding chloride channel protein: protein MSLDDCDSAKKPSGAGLLRRVFRIFATRRLFRASELAQIFLCAVLGAVVGVVIYLLREAVVNFHRLSFDLPAGALLSTGQHVSEFRLMLVPLLGGLALGFFRHAARRRSAEIIDPIEANALYGGRMSFRDSIRLALTTMLSNASGASLGMEAGYTQLGAGFYSMVGRKFRLRRADLRVFVTAGAGAAISAAFNAPLAGAFYGFELIQGGYTTRALAQVAVACICSVLVAQALSPEGVLFVVPQGAALTPLSYYLFAGMGFLAAGIAVLAMRSVTWTEKALRALPEWTRPAIGGFAVSLIALAYPQVLGSGHGAIQFHFDSTMPWLFLAALLFAKLFASAISVGSGFRGGLFSSSLFLGALFGALFVQIAGLIYAPLLAERSAFMLAGMGAVAAGIIGAPLTMVFLTLEATGDFALTAGVLLSVIISATIVRLSFGYSFSTWRFHQRGLAIRSAHDVGWISELSVGRLMRSDPKVVTADTSLRALRELFPPGSTKRLYVIDKAGHYAGRIDILEAHDPSIDDALPGLVAGDLAMDNKLYLLPGLNLRDALIRFEDSQSDSLPVLASETDLRPIGYLTEAYALKRYTQELERIRGEETGSDLYSLGQTSQG from the coding sequence CGAAGAAGCCTTCTGGAGCGGGGCTTCTTCGCCGCGTCTTCAGGATATTTGCTACGCGCCGTCTGTTTCGCGCCAGCGAGCTTGCGCAGATTTTCCTCTGTGCCGTGCTGGGCGCGGTTGTGGGGGTGGTGATCTATCTCTTGCGCGAAGCGGTAGTGAATTTTCACCGTCTGAGTTTCGATCTGCCCGCGGGCGCGCTCCTCAGCACCGGCCAGCATGTCTCCGAATTCCGCTTGATGCTGGTGCCGCTTCTGGGCGGCTTGGCGCTCGGATTTTTCCGTCATGCAGCGCGGCGGCGCTCCGCCGAGATCATCGATCCCATCGAAGCCAATGCGCTTTATGGCGGGCGCATGTCCTTTCGCGATTCCATCCGTCTCGCGCTCACCACCATGCTGTCCAACGCTTCGGGCGCCTCACTCGGCATGGAGGCGGGCTATACCCAGCTTGGTGCTGGTTTCTATTCCATGGTCGGGCGCAAGTTCCGCCTGCGCCGTGCCGATTTGCGCGTCTTCGTCACCGCGGGAGCTGGGGCTGCGATTTCTGCTGCCTTCAATGCACCGCTGGCAGGGGCGTTTTATGGCTTCGAGCTGATCCAAGGCGGCTACACCACACGCGCGCTGGCGCAAGTGGCGGTGGCTTGCATTTGCTCGGTGCTGGTCGCCCAAGCCTTGAGCCCGGAAGGGGTGCTGTTTGTGGTGCCGCAAGGCGCTGCGCTCACCCCGCTCAGCTATTATCTCTTCGCCGGAATGGGCTTTTTGGCGGCGGGGATCGCGGTGCTCGCCATGCGCAGCGTCACCTGGACGGAGAAGGCCCTGCGCGCGCTTCCCGAATGGACGCGCCCGGCCATTGGCGGCTTTGCGGTGTCGTTGATTGCTTTAGCCTATCCCCAAGTGCTCGGCAGCGGGCACGGCGCCATTCAATTCCACTTCGACAGCACCATGCCCTGGCTGTTTCTGGCGGCGCTGCTCTTTGCCAAACTTTTTGCCTCCGCCATTTCGGTCGGTTCGGGTTTCCGCGGCGGGCTCTTCAGCTCGTCCTTGTTTCTCGGCGCCTTGTTCGGTGCGCTGTTCGTGCAGATCGCAGGATTGATCTATGCGCCGCTTTTGGCTGAGCGTTCCGCTTTCATGTTGGCGGGCATGGGGGCGGTTGCGGCAGGCATTATTGGCGCGCCTTTGACCATGGTCTTTCTCACCTTGGAAGCCACTGGCGATTTTGCGCTCACGGCGGGCGTGCTGCTCTCAGTGATCATCTCGGCCACCATTGTGCGCCTGTCTTTCGGCTATTCCTTTTCCACCTGGCGCTTCCATCAGCGCGGTCTCGCCATCCGCAGTGCCCATGATGTGGGCTGGATATCCGAGCTTTCCGTCGGACGGTTGATGCGTTCCGATCCCAAAGTGGTAACGGCGGATACCTCGCTCAGGGCGTTACGCGAGCTTTTTCCGCCGGGCAGTACCAAGCGCCTCTATGTCATCGACAAGGCGGGCCATTACGCCGGGCGCATCGATATCCTGGAAGCGCATGATCCTTCCATCGACGATGCCTTGCCGGGGTTGGTGGCCGGTGATCTTGCGATGGACAATAAGCTCTATCTTTTGCCGGGGTTGAATTTGCGCGATGCGCTGATCCGATTTGAAGATAGCCAGAGCGACAGCCTGCCGGTGCTGGCCTCCGAGACAGATTTGCGTCCCATCGGATATCTCACTGAAGCCTATGCCTTGAAGCGCTACACTCAGGAGTTGGAACGCATCAGAGGCGAAGAAACCGGCAGTGATCTATATTCTCTCGGCCAGACCTCGCAGGGGTAA
- a CDS encoding tetratricopeptide repeat protein, with protein sequence MALRSRIGALLICVVALGGCSTTVAVKARFPANNAQAAELKRVAVAGFGGPEGDYFAYALEAMLSNAEFDGRRYFSLVGSGARDVPPDRAVEFGRRVGAEGVYSGMLREADFEDYPYEERTSRCVEKNAEGKCVRKEVLVKPCVRREFNMDVVVSLAEVRTGEVVYSARKSGDTSASWCRGDIQPYSDSDMMDGVLNRILAEIRPDIAPYNKVLQATVIEKTDGLSEGDAARFKAAVKLADNGNIGDACRQWDELKAANPNHPGAVYNVGVCAEANGDFDGALALYEQASRLSLKPDSDIAESIARAKNLIAARQELRRLKAKGKRG encoded by the coding sequence ATGGCGTTGCGATCGAGGATCGGCGCATTACTCATATGCGTCGTGGCGCTTGGTGGATGTAGCACCACGGTCGCGGTGAAAGCGCGCTTTCCTGCCAACAACGCGCAAGCCGCAGAGCTCAAACGCGTGGCAGTGGCTGGGTTCGGCGGCCCAGAAGGTGATTATTTCGCCTATGCGCTGGAAGCCATGCTGAGCAATGCCGAATTCGATGGGCGGCGCTATTTCTCCCTGGTGGGCAGTGGCGCGCGCGATGTGCCGCCGGATCGTGCGGTGGAGTTCGGACGCAGGGTAGGGGCCGAGGGTGTCTATTCGGGCATGCTGCGCGAGGCCGATTTCGAAGATTATCCCTATGAAGAACGCACCAGCCGCTGTGTGGAGAAAAACGCGGAAGGCAAATGCGTGCGCAAGGAAGTTTTGGTCAAGCCCTGCGTGCGCCGCGAATTCAACATGGATGTGGTTGTCTCGCTTGCCGAAGTGCGCACGGGCGAGGTTGTCTATTCTGCCCGCAAATCCGGCGATACCTCTGCCTCTTGGTGCAGAGGTGATATTCAGCCCTATAGCGATAGCGATATGATGGATGGCGTGCTCAACCGCATCCTCGCCGAAATCCGCCCTGACATCGCACCGTATAACAAGGTGCTGCAAGCCACGGTGATCGAGAAAACCGATGGGCTGTCGGAAGGTGATGCGGCGCGCTTCAAGGCGGCGGTGAAGCTTGCCGATAACGGCAATATTGGGGATGCCTGCCGCCAATGGGATGAGCTGAAGGCGGCAAACCCCAATCATCCGGGCGCGGTCTATAATGTCGGGGTCTGCGCTGAGGCCAATGGCGATTTCGATGGCGCCCTCGCATTGTATGAACAGGCGAGCCGACTTTCGCTCAAGCCCGATAGCGACATCGCCGAATCCATCGCCCGTGCCAAAAATCTGATCGCCGCACGCCAGGAGCTGCGCCGTCTGAAAGCCAAAGGCAAACGCGGCTGA
- a CDS encoding MFS transporter, with protein MLKSISTRQLMIAYAAIAGLFVLAGVGFWNDILLFPKLAKFFGIDLSHALWIQTLYSLGYVLAALPSALFHRKYGYKIGMIFALSVVSIGPFLIFPAIVQHSAIFFFLAVALLGVGWSALETSLNPLAVEMAQPRVAVRLINFLQAFFTVGLMVGFIACRWVYAPDLHLSFDILVETAARPYVVVGLAVLLVAFMAERVELPARCGIREGGIADVGQEMRDLLACPQVKHGMAAIFACIALQSTLQGATYQYVMQQYPDYSDAIAQNIVFTGLAVFGIGRFGGVALMGRIDPNLLLKWGVAACAVLTLGAVLIGGTFGLVCVIATNLFLGIGYPTVLGTVLRDRHESPNIAAGLLVTASGLAGLIVPLAMNFLIVSANVRVAILLALPCFPLLYFYLLQQMRMVSPQLAGKGTAASS; from the coding sequence ATGCTGAAGTCGATCAGCACCCGTCAATTGATGATTGCCTATGCCGCTATTGCCGGGCTGTTTGTTTTGGCGGGGGTGGGGTTCTGGAATGACATTCTGCTCTTTCCCAAGCTCGCGAAGTTTTTCGGTATCGATCTTTCTCATGCCTTGTGGATACAGACGCTCTATTCGCTGGGCTATGTGCTCGCCGCGCTGCCCTCGGCGCTGTTTCACAGGAAATACGGCTACAAGATCGGCATGATCTTCGCGCTCAGCGTGGTGTCGATTGGTCCATTCCTGATTTTTCCGGCCATCGTGCAGCATAGCGCGATCTTTTTCTTTCTGGCTGTGGCGCTGCTCGGCGTGGGCTGGTCGGCGCTTGAAACCAGCCTCAATCCGCTCGCGGTGGAAATGGCACAGCCGCGCGTTGCGGTGCGGCTGATCAATTTCCTGCAGGCCTTTTTCACGGTTGGCCTGATGGTCGGCTTTATCGCCTGCCGCTGGGTCTATGCCCCGGATCTGCATCTGTCCTTCGACATCTTGGTCGAAACGGCGGCGCGTCCCTATGTGGTGGTAGGATTGGCAGTGCTGCTCGTGGCCTTTATGGCCGAGCGTGTGGAGCTTCCTGCGCGTTGCGGCATCCGCGAGGGCGGTATCGCCGATGTAGGGCAGGAGATGCGCGATCTTTTGGCGTGTCCTCAGGTCAAACATGGCATGGCGGCGATTTTCGCCTGCATCGCTCTGCAATCGACGCTGCAAGGCGCAACCTACCAATATGTCATGCAGCAATATCCGGACTACAGCGATGCCATCGCGCAGAACATAGTGTTCACCGGCTTGGCTGTGTTCGGTATCGGGCGCTTTGGCGGGGTGGCGCTGATGGGGCGGATCGATCCCAACCTGCTTCTGAAATGGGGGGTTGCCGCTTGCGCGGTGTTGACCCTTGGCGCCGTGCTGATCGGCGGTACGTTCGGTCTTGTTTGTGTCATCGCCACCAATCTGTTCCTCGGCATCGGCTATCCGACCGTGCTGGGGACCGTGCTCAGAGACCGGCATGAGAGTCCCAATATCGCTGCCGGCCTGCTTGTGACGGCGTCGGGCCTGGCCGGGTTGATCGTTCCCTTGGCGATGAATTTCCTCATCGTCTCCGCGAATGTGCGTGTCGCCATTCTCTTGGCGCTGCCCTGCTTCCCGCTTCTTTATTTCTATCTGCTCCAGCAGATGCGGATGGTGAGCCCGCAACTTGCGGGTAAGGGCACTGCAGCTTCTAGTTAA